The window CTGAAAAAACTCATTCTAGAGTTAGATCCCCCACTCCTTCAGTGCTCGAATAAGAGCATCCATGGAGAATACAGCCAGGGGTCAGTCTTTTGTTTCaagcccctctgatgctatataTTGGCATTTTAGAAAGTTCTTTAAATACAAAGAAATGCTTGACAGCAAGACAAACCCTGGAACATTAACCAATCCTTTTTTAATCTAATTCCAGGTTCCATTAATACAGTGAAGGATTGGTTAGTTTTTAAATGATCTACAATTACCTGGGTCATCTTGGcttcaagatttttttctcttttgcagCAGCATGTGCTtgataaattcattaatagtAAACTCTTGGAGGAGAATTTTTCCAGTGATCAGGTCCCAGTGTCCAACTTTCTTGCCCAATCACTGGTAGCAGCTGATTTCTATGGTGGGTTGCTCTGCTGGAGGTTAAACATAAAATGCTGAAGAGGATGGGTTTTTGTCAAACATAACTAGCAGTAACTGAATCCTCATTCAAGACCCTTGTTAGTGCCTAACCCTAATCCTCCAGGAATAGGTAGTCAGGATTCTTTGCTTTTTCTTCACAATGCAGGTATAGGTTCCTTCGTTAATTGCATTGGCAATAATGCTCATGTGGTCATCATTTAAGGCTAAGTAACCTGGATATGAGTATTCCAGAAGCTCCTTATCTTTATACCAGCTGTCATAAGAAAAATAGTGAACATTAAACACACAGCATAGATCAAAGTGCATTTAAGGGGCTTGTCAGTAATAAGAATTTGTATTGGAGTTCTACCATAGCACAGACAAGACCAACTTGAAATGTAGATTAAACTTCAAAAGCTTCTACCTCCCTATGGACTTAGGTGTCTTCTAGTGGCAGTTTCAGACATGCCTAACTCCCATCGAAATTGCTAGGAATTAGGCAGCTAAATACCTTTTCAACATCTAAATCACTTGAACTTAGGGACTGGTTAGGGCCAGACCCACAAAGGTAGGTAGGTGCCTCTGACCTTCTCCAAACCACTGCTCAGCTGTTGCTTAAGTTTCCAGTGATAGgcacttaaggccagattttcaaaagcatccaagcAGGTTAGTTACCTGattccccattgaaatcagtgggatttaggcagcTAAACTGCTtagtgccattttcaaaagtgcctatctgcatctttaaatacatttgaaaatgttagccCTAGTTAGTTTTAAAACTGAGTTATAAGTAGGACCCTGTTTGAGTCCTGGTAGTATTTGTGATTTTAccatcatgtttaaaaaaaaatgctctcGCTCGAGCTGTTATGTGAAAGACCCAGACAAACAAGGGAAACAGTGAAAATGACTAGATACAGCCCTGTCATACACATTGTACCCAAGctgaaaaatagattttttttccccttctaatcTTTGTTACTTGCCACAATAGGTTGAAAGAAGTATTTTATAGATTCATcgatttaaggccagaatggaccatgatGATGATACGCTGTAACCTCTAGTATAACATAGACCAGAAAATTTCCCTAGGGGTGAGAGTTATTGTTACTACTATTTAAGTGAAGTACAGTCTCTCTTTCACCATAGCTTATTTATCTGATAGTGTCAGACTCTGGGatctttaaaaaatttaaaaccaaCAGTACCCATGTGCAACACTAAGAGTTGCATTCTCATAATCAGCAGTAAAGCATAGTAGGGGGGTTAAATTCTACATTGTTTCTTGTGCTCTCCCACCTGTTTTCTCATATCTTATACTTAAATTGTGAggggttgttgttgttctgcACAGCAGCATCTTGCTCTGTGACAGGGGCTCCTAAACACTACTGCAATACTAATAATAAATGATACATTGTAATTTTAATGGCTATAAAGAGAAGCCTCAAGTCCATGGGTCTCACAGTAAACTGCTACTTTGTAGTGTCACTTCCCTAAGGAAAAGTGTTCTGAACATGCTTTATTCCAGTGAAATCCCTTCTTAGTCAAAGAAAAAACGCATCTCAGAACAATATTTCTAGATGTCTGATATCATTGTTTTGTCTGTAAAATGCAGTGTCCCCCAAATGATTGGAACAGGGGAAGAGCACTTACTAAACTTTGCCTTTTTTATGAATAATCTTCTGTCCACAGCGAAAGGTGACATTTCTGCCTTCAGGAACGATCTTGGTTTTCGTCCTGAGTGGAGGAGGAGTTGGCGCTACAGTTGGAAAAGGGAATTCTGTCCACCagaagaaggggagaaaaaaaatacttAAGTCAGTTTATCCCATTGCAAAGCATTGCTGAAGATAACTATTTCTGAGGAACCACACTgccttttatatttccttttCTGTATAGTAGTTCTTCAAAGCTTCCTCCTAAATAAGCAAGTATTGGAAAGACATTACTTTATCAATTTCTATATGCAAATAACATCCTCTCAGTGCATTTACATGGCACAAGATGACATTGGCGAGCTTCTTTCTATCAGCACAGCCTTGCCAACACTTGTGATTTTAgtgcaagtctcatgatatttgctgattttggggggagaggggggaagggcagaggagaAGAGGAAGATTTAAAATCCTAGGTCCATACAAGAATCTTTGCAGGGAAACAGTTTACATAAAATATACTCAGTCATGGAAATGCTGTTCTAAGACACGGTTGTTATTAGTCTGAATGGAATTACACAACCCACGTGCCCTCTTTCCTTTAGTCGAGGCTCACAAATATGTTCCTACTGCATTGTAGCAGGCACGATTGACACCTAATATGCAATTCCAGCACTAACTCCAATGATCCTGTGCTATCCCCTTGGCTTGCATTCTTCAAAGCCAGGGTGTAGTAACTGTGCAATTAATGACATGCTTTTTCCTCTCAGATAAGATGGGGGAATAGACTGAAATTTGTTTAACAAAACAACTACCAGGTttcagatttccaaagggatggGTTAGATATAGAGGGACAAGTGCAGAGCTGATGCAGACAGTGCAAGTTAGACCAACCAGCTTTAGCTCACAACTTTCCCACCTCCTGCCACTTTGTCATGTAAGTTATGCCACCCAATACCTCGCCTCTGAATTTTGCCCTCAGGAGGATCTGATAGGGGAGGGAAGCAGCACAAGGCACATGAAACAATTGTTATGTATTCACAGACTCTCAAGGCATTGGAATGTTAGATCAGAGAGGAGGAACACTGACCAGGACAGCAGACTTCCATACTCTAGAAAACATGCTCTGGTGTCTTAATGTCCACATCCTGTGGCTGAAATGCAATAGGCAAAGCAGGAGTGTTAGGGGCATCACTCATTGCTGAATTCTTTGGTCTGGAAGAATCTTGTCATTTGTCACTAACATTCAGATAGCACCTATCAACTCTTATGACCCTTAACCCTGGAAGAGGAGCTGATACCGTAGCAGAAATCACAGCTGGACGGACAGTGCTTTTTCATCAACTTCCTACGAGTCTCACAGAAACCCTTCCGAGCCCATGATGGACATACGAATAGTCTGTCTGTGCAGCCTGAAATGAAAGGAGACGAAGTATTAAAGGGACAAGTGCCAGTTCTGAATGTGATGTGCAATAAAATGACATGGGATCACATTGTGTAAGTTTGATTTGCTATGGGCAGGAATCAGcgtaaaataagaacataagtgTGCACTTTCCTGTATTTACATTAATTAACAACAGACATGAAGTGAATGAACTAGGCTGGACCGTCAGTGGAACTGTGAATTTGCCCAAGCTGAAAGtctgatcccattgacttcaatggagctgtgacaGCAGGTTTGGCTCTGACTCACTGTTCCTTAATGTCAGTAAACAATGTGCCAGTCTGGCACAGACAGCTGTGCAGTGCAATGGCATTTTTAGCATTGTCTTGATAAATACTGGTGCCCAAGTTAAGCTAGctctcctgctgcaccccagttTGGTTTGTGGGTAGGTCTTGCTCTGGTCATGTTGCCTTCCCACTCTGTAAATATGCCTTAGGCCAGGACCTCCAAGAGTCTCATTTTCTGCCTTCCTCCCTGCATGGGCCAGTCTCTTTCCTAAGAAGCTCTAAATTTAGCAGATGTGCAGGTGGCAGTGCAAGCCACAGCTCCTGATCCATACATTGAAGGAACAAGATTTTGGGGAGTTACCTTATAAGGTAATATTTTCTACTTTACTCCTAGAGGCAGTTGCTAACCTTGACCTGGCAGATAACCTTTCCCAGCTGAAACCGATTGAGACTAAAGGGGCCAAGATATGAACAGCCATATAGACTGACCCTAGAAATGGTCACAAATCTAGGCTGGAGCATGCTGGTGGAGCATATGAAGGAACCATGCATGGCATTGCTTCCGCTGTGCTTGTTCTGTGCATTCTGAGGACTTTAGGTTTCAGGCCTGTCAATCTCATACCCATCATAAGCACAGGTTTTTTTTTGCAGATGTGAGGGGAGTGGAACatttcctccaccccctcccattagcctcagcatgaAATTTACTAACACGTTTCAGGACACTCACACTTTTGCCTTGCCTAGATTCCCTCTGACCTGTTGGGGTAGCATAAGAAGTTAACTTGCTGGCTGCAGCTCAGAGGCTGACTGGGAAAGTACAGAACTTGCTGCCCAAAACTCTTTGCTTGTGACATCAGAGCCCAACCTGGTCAAGTgcagagctcccattgaagccCCGATAGGTGTCAGGAAATCAGTGCTGCTCAGGAGCAGGTCTTTAGTCTGGTGTTCTTTACACTAACAGCTACAAGAAACCaaccctttcctctcctctcaccGTAGAGTCTGTGAATCCCCCAGACGTCATCCTGGGAGATGGTCTTTTTCCCAGTTAAAGTGGCATTGATGTGCATCAGGGCATTAGAGTTCAGGGAGTGCATGAGTCCCAGGGCATGTCCAATTTCATGAGCTGCTACATGTACCAGGTCTGTAAGCCAAACACCTGAGAGGAAAAGAACAGCAACAGAAGTTACACCGCATGGTTCTGTTCACTAACCTTAAACAATGGATTCAGCTCAGTCAGGACGCAATTTCAGACTTtgttctgacagttaggaattgtTTTACCTACCCTGGGGATTTGCCCAATTCTATCTCCCGTGCATCAGCAGTGGATATTTCCACCAGCAGCTCTTACCCTGGTTTCATGCACTGTGCAAACAGCAGCTTTGCCTGTCAGAGCTTACATTAGAGCTGCTACACTTGTGGCGGAAATCAGAACAAAACCCCAGCATGACCAGGCCAATGTGTTCCTGGCAACATTCTCCCATGTTATTCCCACAGCATCATGCTCTAACTAGGACATGATCATTTAGGGATGAAACCATTAGCCATTTACACATGTATAAAGCACACTGTTTTGATTGTTCTCCATACACCTGGGAATAAAACTCCTACAAGGCAGGTTACATTTTTGTTGTACTGACCTTAGCATCCCCTTAAGATGTAGAATTGAACTGCAACTTCTTGGTAGTAACTTGGAGACTGTTAGCAGCAAGGACGGATAGATTTTACCAGAAGGATGATTATAATCATCTACCCATAagacaggccagagaatctcacccaacaatttctgcatcaagtcaatttgtggttgaactagagcagctCTCAGAGAAAGCTGGCGTCTTGCAAATTTGCTTAATGCATTAAATGGGAGTCTCTGGAAATGCTTGGTTACCTTTGGTTTTTGGCTATTTCTCAAGGCACCTTCGGATGGTGGATGAGAGAATCTTTCATCCCTGTCTATTGTAATGTTAATTTGCATCTGTGCAGCCAGATATTTCATGTGTCTGAGGAGCACcgtgtgctttacaaacattagtgaaGTCAGACTTGCAGCATCATCAGTATTGTCATCACTATTTTGCAGGCAAGCAGTTACAGGGACTGGATATTCTCTCATTCAAACCACTGCAAATCAGAAGCatctctactgaaatcaatggagttacattgcTGTCAAACCAGTGAGAGTGGAAAATCAGGTCTAGGGCATTTGTGGCAGAGTCGGGAACCAAATTCAGGTCTCTTGACTTCCTATCCCAGGCCTTAGCCACAGAACCATCCTTTGTACCCGATGAGACTTGGGAATGAAGATTTTAACCAAATTGTAACATACACAGCTCTTCTTGTCCTCAGCTAGGAACTTTAGCTCTTCAGTTCTCCTCATGCTCTGAATCCTTGACAGATGTACCCTGTTCCTCACTTGGTACCCATCATTCCTGACATAGCTAAGAAATTTACTGCGATATCTCGTTTCCTCTAAATAGCTTTTAGGGAGCTTCATGGTTTGTGCTGATATCTTTCTGGACTCTGCCACCttcttggggggggcgggggggaaacggACGACCCACTCACCCCCTGTAACTACTGCAAACCCAAATGCTGTTAATGTTGTACCGGCAgctgtttgcaaaaaaaaaaagttacccatTGATAAGTATATGGTTTGGTGGCTAGCAGACACCCATAAAATGTGGACATCTGATTTTTATCATCACCATATCACGGCCATGGAATGCATTTAATCTTCAGCTCAGGgtttgtgtgggtttttgttCCTCCCCCAATACAAATATGTTAGAGAATCTTGTAACATGACCACACTCACTCCATCTCTCTGTGAATATACATTGACATTCCTGCTTTAAATGCCTTAGTCCCTGGAAGGTGTgtctggggttttgttttgctCTAGTTTTTATTTCCTTGTGCTTTAAAATGTTCTTACAAGTCATTTTGGATTATCATTCAAATTCTCTCCCCCCGATGGTTTCATAACCCGGTTGTGTGAGTGTTTATTTGGTTTGTTGTTTCTATAGCTCTGTAAGCAGGTGAGAGGCTTTGCAATGGgttaaaataaaaagtcaaaataaaaccccaaaaaATCCTTGTCCCAAAGATGTAAAAAAGCACTTGAAATAattctgcagtggcagggaaaaggattaggggtgaaattcatcccttgcAAAGGGCCAGCACCAGACCCTGTACATCATTTAATTCCCACCTTACTTTAGCAATAGGATGTAGAATCTTTTGGTTGAAGGCAACAATTCAGATGCACAGTGACTGTAATGAGCTGTAAGCCACTGGACAAGTGTCcacataaaaaatatatatatattacccaGCCTGACTGCAGAGACTGAACTCCCCTCTCCAGAACGGAGCTGAGAGTGGCAGGGAGTTAGGAGAATCTCATGCGGCTGTACTCAGTCTGACTTCCACCTTCAGAAGTGGTCCAAAAACTGCCCAATTTTCAGCCAGACCCTCCCATTTCACACTTGTTAAGCACTCTGATGATGTGTGGCTGCTGTAGGCGTAAGTGGGAATTAGCTGGTGTATAGGTCTGGGCTGGCCAAGCCATACCTTGTCTTTTCCCCCAGCACTGCAGAACTATTTCTAGGGCTTTATCCAGTTTAACTATAAAACATGTGGCAAgtgcttccaccacttcccatgGGAGATTATTCTAGCCCCGATATTTTCCCTGATAGCAAACCTATATTTTCCCTCTCTTAATTGTATCCCATTACTTCTAGCTGTACTTAGGGCTCGTCCACACTGGCAAAAATTAATCCGAATTACCTAAAATGCtgtaaatttaaagtggattagttaaaccataTTAAATCTGTGTGGACACGCACACATTCAGAATTAAAGCGGCCTTAATTTCAAAGTGaactaaaccaaaccaaaccaaaccaaactaaggtcactttaattctgaatgagagcaTACATGCAGGgttttaatgtggtttaactaatccacttgaGAAGCTAATGCTAATTAAGGCTTGGTCTACCCTGTAGagttatattggcatagctacattggtcaggggtgtgaaaaagccacacacCCCTTGGCAATGTAACCACCAGGTGTAAACACAGCTATGATAATGGAATAAGGCTTTCGTCGACACAGCTGACACtgagtacgtctacactatggagactatcaaccatagctatactggcataaCCCAATACTGTAGACACAGCCCACACTGATGGATTGGGTTATTCCATCGATATAGGAACACTGCCTCCCTGACTGACAGTAGCTACATTGACAAAAGCGTTCTTCCATCAAAGAAcctccagtgtagatgcagttaaaTTGGCATAGCTACCTTGGTCAGGGCTCTGAATTTTTCCATATGCCTTATAGCCGTAGCTGTGTTGACTTAAAAGTTCAGCTTTTTGTTCAGGGACACTGTGTTCCTACACCAACAGAAAACCCCCTtctgtcagtgtctacactatggggctatgccagtatagtctctgtaatgtagatgtaccctcttcCCTAAGTGTCCCCATATAGATAAGCCATAAGTAATTCCTCTTCATCCCTGGTGTTCGCAATCTTTCACTTACATGTCAACTGTTTGGTCATGTTATGATCTTTTTTGTGAattgaaaagtgtgtgtgtgtgtgtgtaaataaaatgtcaatattttttaaagcaactagagattttgggtgcctaatttgaaGTACTAtaatgagcctgattttcaggaagaATAGAGCATTGCTCTCTGAAAAGTCAAGTCcttttaagatgtctcaagttggaaacccaaaatcaccagtcacttaAAAACATCTTAGCATACATACACATGCACGTTATATACATAATATATGTAATACTACATACACTTACAGAACACGTGTACTCACGCATGCACAAAAGAGATAAAAGACCTTCTGCTAAAATGATAAACAGGAACACACAGGATACATTTCTAAAGCTTCTCCTACCCTGCTTTTTTTGGTAACAAACGAAAAACTTAACTTCAAAGAAATATAACATTTGCCTTATGAAATGAGTTTGCTGATTGGTCATGGACCATCTGCTTGTAATTTAATGTTACTTTagacattgttttaaaaaaaaagtaagcaaGATATCTTTAGGTAGCCACAAGCTTGAAAATGACCATGTACGCAGGAAAGCTGGTtacagaggacaacaaaaatgtgaACAACCCTGCCAAGAAATCAAACATAACGTGGCCCTCCCCAGAGATAGCACAGCTGCTTGGATGGAAGCCAGTCCTGATTATTTACAATGTGGTTGGGGCCCACTGAATTACTCAGGAAGTGCTGGAACTGCCACCAAACGGGAATATTCCATGGCTGGAGTTCAGTCACACGACAGCAGTACCAACAGCCACAAAGAATCACACCAAACTTTCCTTTTGTCTCTCCCAGGTTTGGTTAAACAATGAGAAAATCTGCACTTAaggcaggggctctcaaacttttgtactggtgacccatGTCACATAGCAAGctctgagtgcgacctccccttatcaattaaaaacactttttaatgtatttaacaccattataaatgctggaggcaaagcagggtttggggtggaggctgacagctcacaacacTCCCATGTAATAGCCTCGTGAGCCCCTAAGGGGTCcccaccccagtttgagaaccccaacCTAAGGCCAAATCTTGCTCACCTTACACAAGGAGTTCTACTCAAGCTGCTGGAGAATTTGCGTGAGGAAGGTGGGTGGATATTGGCCCTACACCAGTAAACCCCTGATAAACAAAGTTCTAAATTCCATTCCATCACAGCCTCATGAAGTCAGTAAAGCCTCTCCTTCTGCAGGGACAATGGATATCTAGCCGCAGGTTCAtcacccccttccacacacactgAGGAAAATGAATCATGGTTGGAAACATCTAAAGGCTTTAACTGATGGGGTGAAACACCTTTTATAAGTCAGTACCATGTGCCAGGTTGGTCCATCAAAGGTAATATCTATCTAGAAAATAATGACTCCTGCAGACTTATTTATGACACTGATACTGTGCCTCCATAACAACTAAAGAGGTTCAAAATCCCTCTGAGTGCTGGGGAAATTTCAGTCTGGAACCAGACTTTGCAACATGAGTCCCTCCCTAACAACCTACTCCACTGGCATGTGTGTCTTGTGGACCTTTCAGGATTTTAATAAGAGTGAGCAACATCATTGTGGAAAAATGCAATCAATCTCTTGGAAGAAGTAGATCTCCTCAGAGACAAGTTACGTACCCTTTTTCCAGCTGAACCGagtgtttcccaatatccaatATTCATGGTCATCAAAATGGATTTCCCCATTTTTCGGGAAGAAAGCATGGGCAAGCTCCCCTGTCGTCCCATCAAAACAATGATGGATGAGTGACTCCAGGCAATCAGTATGGTTTATGGAATAGAAGCCTGTGAAAGAGAATACATAAAGTCAGACTACTCAGTATACTTCATACATGAATGGACTGAACAAAGAGGAGCGTGTCTCAGGGACATATTCTAAAACATGTAAGTTTTCCATCCCACAGATGCACAGAAGgaaaatcaaacttaaagagaTAGTTAGAAATGAGGGTTGAATAATATAAACCAGGTCCAGCTCTAAAGTGTTTGGGGTGACATTGGATTTAGGGCAGTCTCCAAAGGACACAAGTTAAGCTTCCCTTCAGAGAGGAGCTCCTGTTTCAACACCAAGTGGAAACTCCTACGTTTTTAATCAGGGCATTAAAGAGGAGGCAGTGACCGATTGCTTAGGCTTAGCGTTTGATTGATCATTGTGtggaccagggatcggcaacctttggcacgtggcccgccagggtaagccccctgggtgggccggtttgtttacttgctgcatcTGCAAGTTTGGCtgagcacagctcccactggccacagtttgctATCCCAGGCCATCCCTCAGCCCGCGTTGTTTCccacagcccctattggcctggagcagcgaaccgcggccagtgggagccgcgatcagccgaacctgggaacgcagcaagtaaacaaaccagcctggcccaccagggggcttaccctggcgagctgcgtaccaaaggttgccgatccctggtgtggACACTAGTAACCACAGCCCAACATGCCCACCTCCCATCACATGAAACCATTTCCCCTATCCCAGTGCTCCAGATCTCTACCCACTCACCCATTCTGGTCAACGCTGCTTTCTGCACCCCTACGAGGAGCTATGTGAACTTTGACTCTGAGTCATCTAATGCAGCTTGGATTATTTTGGTCTTTCTTTGCAACTTTAAATGCTGTTGACTGTGTATCTTGTACAGGGCTACACCCATCATCAGTCCGGCATACAAGCCTGTAGCCCCTGCTTAATCCAGGTTTCCCACAGGGGAATTAGTTTAGCGATTGAGGCAGTGTCAGAATCTCTCCATGTTTTCCCTGGAGTGAGCCCTCCCATGTCTACAATGGGCTCGCTAGCTACCTCCTAGAGGTCTGGGAGGAGACTATCAATTCTGCTACTACTGACAGGTAGTGGAGACTCTGCTATAAGGGTGGCCTagtggactgagactcaggaaatctgggttctacTCCCGGCTCGCTGGGTGGAATATCAACTCACCTcgctgcacctcagtttccccatctgtaaactggggaactttgtgaagtgctttgagatctatagatgaaaTACGCAATAGAAGGGCGAGGTATTATCGTCTAAAGTGATACAAAGATCCTCAGGCTGGGACCAAGTCTTTACAGTAGTGCCGAGGCCATAAAAACTCCTTTGCTGAGCTGCTACTTCTTATAACAGTTTATTTAGTTATAACCACTTGCCTGCAACAAATGTCCatccaaagctctttacaaatgcCTCTGGGAGGCAGATAAGTGTTATCCCCTTTTAAATCTGGATttaacagagacagagagaggttaagtgacttgcttcaGGCCACCATGCACAACCTGGCTCTCAGGCCTGCGCTCTAGTTACAGGTCATGCAGTCCTTAATAGGTGCCTGCTGGAATGGGGCTCTGTGGAGCTCCTACGTGGCAGCGTTTCACTCTCTGTTAGGCAAGGTCCCCAGGGAGGTGGATCATCTGCTTTCAGGTGGTGTCACGCAATAGCAGAGCAAGAAATATGTTGCGAAACAATGGAAACTTTGCTGGAAATCCTGAAGACACCGCAGTCTGCACAGGAAAGAATGATCATGTCTTTCGTAGGCCATAAATCCTGAAAGGAATTTACATCTAGAATGTGAAACTAACCAGATGATCCAGGATTAAAAACTGCATTATGATTGCCCAGGGCTGAGAGCTTCAGAAAGGCACCCTGCATAGTGAACCTGCATAGCAGCTGAGAAGGGACAAAGAGAAATGGCTTAGTAAGTTCTGTGGAGATAAATAAGGAAGGGGGAGCTGAAGCAACCCACCAATGTGCAGCCGAATCCTAGAGCTTGAAGCTGAGGCCTGGTCTTGCAAGGGATTGTACCATGGATGGTGGGAAAGGAACCAGAATTAAGGAATAACTAATAGGATTTAAAGAATGGTCTGGAGTACATGGAGGGCTagcagggtggggagagagagaataagaaTATTAATAGTTAGCTCAAGTACATTACTTTTCATCTGGagatctcaaggcactttacaaaggaggcatcattatccccattttacagatggcaaatctgaggcacagagaagtgaagtgacttgccccagggcaCCAGCAGGCCAATGGGAAAGCTGAGAATAGAGTCCAGgtcacctgagtcccagtccggtgttctatccactaggcacCACTGCTCCAGACAAGGAGAAACTGTATTGAACTTCCTCTTCAGTTAGTGTGTTTGTACCTCCAAGAGCAGCTCAGATACTATAGGGACAAGTGTGATATAAATATACAGGTAGACCTTGCTCTGCATGAGGAAGAGGAAGCAGGCTGAACTGTAGGGAGAGTACTGCTGAGGTGTTCTTCCTTCTGGGGCATGCGGAGTGCCACTAGGATTTCTCTATAAATAAAATACCAGGAGGCATCATGGCTACCAGTCAGCGCACCAGACTAGGATCCAGGAGAACTATGCTCTATTCCGGGCTCCACCACAGACTCACTGTGACTTTGGGTGAGTAACTTTACTTCTCtgcacttcagtttccccatctgtgaaatggggataatcctGCTTCACAGGGGTGTGGGGAGATTTCACTCTCTGAGCTCCCTGGATAGCAGGCACTAGGGTAGTGATAAATACTATAGCCCCTTCCCTTGCTGAATAAGATTCCTCCCAGAGGGAAGGCAGATGCATCAAAGGTCTGGGGCTGCATCACTAATACCAGCCAGAGGGTGTGGCCCAGCCTGTGCTGTGGGGAGGAGCATTGCAgttgcaggactcctgggtctcaCCCAAAAAGTTCTGCAATCAAATGCTCCAAGGAACACAGACCCCGTTTTGGAGACGGAACATCCCTCAGGGCCAGAGCCCACTCTCTCTTTAGCACAGGACCCCAGGGTCTTTGCAGACCTACCTATTTTCAGGTCACTAGCTGAGTTGGGTGGCACCTCCTTGAAGTTGAATGGTGAAACGTTGCTCCACATTCGGAAAGCAGCTGCCAACCCCTTCCGTGTGACACTCTCATTAATGAGATTTCTCGGGAAGGACACGATTCTGCAGGGAGACACAGATTGGCTTTAGACAGATCCCAGACTATCCTCCTGCATCAACTGAAGGTTCCAGTACTGCTCACCTGGAAAGGTTCCCATCTTAAAGAGTTTCAC of the Chrysemys picta bellii isolate R12L10 chromosome 21, ASM1138683v2, whole genome shotgun sequence genome contains:
- the MMP23B gene encoding matrix metalloproteinase-23 isoform X2; protein product: MHFICFPSGGFADYSERSSGSCSSETSDAISPGLRGVIAPALPHLPHTRRKRYTLTPGQLKWDHFNLTYRIVSFPRNLINESVTRKGLAAAFRMWSNVSPFNFKEVPPNSASDLKIGFYSINHTDCLESLIHHCFDGTTGELAHAFFPKNGEIHFDDHEYWILGNTRFSWKKGVWLTDLVHVAAHEIGHALGLMHSLNSNALMHINATLTGKKTISQDDVWGIHRLYGCTDRLFVCPSWARKGFCETRRKLMKKHCPSSCDFCYEFPFPTVAPTPPPLRTKTKIVPEGRNVTFRCGQKIIHKKGKVYWYKDKELLEYSYPGYLALNDDHMSIIANAINEGTYTCIVKKKQRILTTYSWRIRVRH
- the MMP23B gene encoding matrix metalloproteinase-23 isoform X1: MDQMEGLSADSNKGFLSSEEEKCGRYKSIVGFLCILYVFPLVALLTTLKDPVGAAAQKPQEDAISPGLRGVIAPALPHLPHTRRKRYTLTPGQLKWDHFNLTYRIVSFPRNLINESVTRKGLAAAFRMWSNVSPFNFKEVPPNSASDLKIGFYSINHTDCLESLIHHCFDGTTGELAHAFFPKNGEIHFDDHEYWILGNTRFSWKKGVWLTDLVHVAAHEIGHALGLMHSLNSNALMHINATLTGKKTISQDDVWGIHRLYGCTDRLFVCPSWARKGFCETRRKLMKKHCPSSCDFCYEFPFPTVAPTPPPLRTKTKIVPEGRNVTFRCGQKIIHKKGKVYWYKDKELLEYSYPGYLALNDDHMSIIANAINEGTYTCIVKKKQRILTTYSWRIRVRH